A DNA window from Aureibaculum sp. 2308TA14-22 contains the following coding sequences:
- a CDS encoding SMI1/KNR4 family protein, producing MNNEIWNEWISRIEWILRIAKKRNWDYSDLTIKKPISEKAFDILEKELNLKYPEDFKEVLTKYSSGVLMDWQIEGEETEGEFREIFCGAGRGYLWDFDTLRDDYKNIRGWITECFPNPDDEYDKVWYNKVPFLDVPNGDVIAFGEKTEFGNQVVYLSHEGDDFHGQILGENFIDFMNKWTQLGCVGTEDWQFEPFYDYEKKIMLSNKTTLDRWIKWLEK from the coding sequence ATGAATAACGAAATCTGGAATGAATGGATAAGCAGAATTGAGTGGATTCTCAGAATAGCCAAGAAACGAAACTGGGACTATTCTGACTTGACAATCAAAAAACCAATTTCAGAAAAGGCATTTGACATCCTTGAAAAAGAACTGAATTTAAAATACCCTGAGGACTTTAAAGAAGTTTTAACTAAATATTCATCTGGAGTTTTAATGGACTGGCAAATTGAAGGTGAAGAAACTGAGGGAGAATTTCGTGAAATATTTTGTGGTGCAGGAAGGGGTTATTTATGGGATTTCGACACATTAAGAGATGACTATAAAAACATCAGAGGATGGATTACAGAATGCTTTCCAAATCCCGATGATGAATATGATAAAGTATGGTATAATAAAGTACCGTTTTTAGATGTTCCAAACGGAGATGTAATTGCCTTTGGTGAAAAAACGGAATTTGGAAACCAAGTAGTTTATTTAAGTCATGAAGGTGACGACTTTCATGGACAAATTCTTGGCGAAAACTTTATTGACTTTATGAATAAATGGACTCAATTAGGTTGTGTAGGAACAGAGGATTGGCAATTTGAACCATTTTATGATTATGAAAAAAAGATCATGTTATCTAACAAAACAACGCTGGACAGGTGGATAAAATGGCTAGAAAAATAA
- a CDS encoding DUF3575 domain-containing protein: MKNLILVTFLLLSVITFAQNDDDALVKKHELKANAFNLIVFKSADFSYEYLINEESSIGASFLFNLQDRDNDRDFEDGPIYEEKFAFTPFYRRYFSSKYAWGFFLEAFGMFNVQDDYDNYVYDYVPDPNISINRDETSTNVAFGISIGGKFVSKGGFAFEVFGGAGRNVYQSNENYATEIVPRLGASLGYRF; the protein is encoded by the coding sequence ATGAAGAATCTAATTCTTGTTACTTTTTTATTATTATCCGTAATTACTTTTGCTCAAAATGATGATGATGCACTAGTAAAAAAGCATGAATTAAAAGCCAATGCGTTTAATCTTATTGTTTTTAAATCAGCTGACTTTTCTTACGAGTATTTAATTAATGAAGAATCATCTATTGGAGCTTCATTTCTTTTTAATTTGCAAGATAGAGACAATGATCGTGACTTTGAAGATGGACCTATTTATGAAGAGAAATTTGCTTTTACGCCTTTTTATAGACGTTATTTTTCGAGCAAATATGCATGGGGTTTCTTTTTAGAAGCATTCGGAATGTTTAATGTTCAAGACGATTATGATAACTACGTTTATGATTATGTGCCAGATCCAAATATTAGTATAAATAGAGATGAAACTTCAACTAATGTTGCTTTTGGTATTTCTATTGGCGGTAAGTTTGTTAGCAAAGGCGGTTTTGCTTTTGAAGTTTTTGGAGGTGCCGGAAGAAATGTTTATCAGTCTAATGAAAATTATGCAACTGAAATAGTACCAAGGCTAGGGGCTTCTTTAGGGTATCGTTTTTAG